ATAGTTCTTGGAGGATAAATCTCTAAACCTATAAATTTAAACCCTGCCTCTGGAACTATATTTTTTTCCATTCTAGAACTACTACCTACAAAAAGAACATCTACCCCTCTTTTTTTTAATCCTTCCCCTATGGAAAGTGCTGGGTATATGTGTCCTCCTGTTCCACCAGTAGTTATTATTACCTTTTTCAAATTATGCACCCCTAATTAAAATTTTTTCTTACCAACTCCTTAAAGATTCTTCCCCTTTCAGTGTAGCTTTTAAATTGGTCAAAGCTTGCTGTAGTTGGTGATAGTAATACTACTTTTTTTGTATCTTTATCTATATTTGTCTTTAAAACTTCCATAACTTTTTCCAAAGTGTGACAATTATATATCTTTTTACTATTATAGTTTGACTTTCTTAATAAAGTCTCTATATTATCTCCTATTTCTCCAATTAAGTAAATAGAATCTGTATTTTTATTAATTAATTCTATTAAGGGAGTTAAATCTAATTTCTTATCCACCCCTCCACATATTAAAATTGGATGGTTATAGGCTTCCACTGCAAATTTAGTAGATTCTATATTTGTTCCCTTTGAATCATTTACAAAGGTTACCTCACCCCATGTATGAAATTTCTCCATTCTATGCTCTAGGGAAACTGTATTATATAAAAATTCTCTTATTTTCTCCTCTGGTATTCCAACTAATTTTCCAGTTGTAAATATAAACATAGAGTTTTCTAAATTATGTTTTCCTCTAAGTCCTAATTTCTCATTTTCTAAAACTTTATTTTCTTCCCAATAAACACAATTTTCATCTGAATAAACATCTTGATTTTCTCTAGTTTTTTCAATTCCTAAAGTTATTTTTTTACCTAAAATTTTACTCTC
The DNA window shown above is from Cetobacterium ceti and carries:
- the murD gene encoding UDP-N-acetylmuramoyl-L-alanine--D-glutamate ligase; translation: MKKAMVFGAGVSGNGAKKLLEKIGYEVILVDDKKGISSKDGLNMLGDIEIFIKSPGVPYNDLVKKVQELKINLMDEIELAYRYMKDKNMPTKVIGITGTNGKTTTTSKIKELLEFGGFKVAYGGNIGYSYGELLLEKEDLDYVVLELSSYQLENVDKFKADIGMVINLAPDHMDRYEKVDDYYDAKWNICRNQTKEDYFILNTNCQECVKRESKILGKKITLGIEKTRENQDVYSDENCVYWEENKVLENEKLGLRGKHNLENSMFIFTTGKLVGIPEEKIREFLYNTVSLEHRMEKFHTWGEVTFVNDSKGTNIESTKFAVEAYNHPILICGGVDKKLDLTPLIELINKNTDSIYLIGEIGDNIETLLRKSNYNSKKIYNCHTLEKVMEVLKTNIDKDTKKVVLLSPTTASFDQFKSYTERGRIFKELVRKNFN